In Exiguobacterium acetylicum, the genomic stretch AACACGCTGCTCGAACGGTCTTGGATGCATTTCATTCAGACATAAGATGTCTCGGATACAGTTACGCGACGGATATTGATGGATCACACTGGGGCGAGGAAAAGGGTCTTCCGAAAGACTGGCGTCCATTACTGAATCATCATTACGGGAATGCCTCGCTCGTCTTCTTAGCGTATCATGGTTTAATAACAGTACCGGTTCGAATGACGATTGAAAAAGAGCCTGACTGTTTTGGTTTTCGATTCGGTTTTCAAGAAGAGAAGTTAATTCCGTTGACGACCGACCAGCAAGAATTGATGTTCATGGAGGACATGCAAAGGATTGCTGACAGGTCAAGCGCTCTGTATGCCTTTTGTGATTTTGATGCGGAAATCGAGCATGCGATAACAGAACGGGAACACATCAATCGAGAATATGCGATCGTCTACTGGTCCAAGGAGCAAACTTATTTAAAGAATGCATGGAAAATCGATGGTTTTACAGACCGATGAATACAAAAATACCCCGCGTGAGAATTTGCTTCTCATACGGGGTATTTTAAAATTCATTGTAAGATGACGCAATACGAACGATCGGAAATGAGAGGTGCCGATATGATGTAGACCGTTTTGACGGGAACACCCCCGACACGTGCATCAAGTTGTTTAAGCTGGGACCGAATCTTGCGGCTTAAGCCATAGCGTGTTTCAGTACTGAGTTCATCGACATCTTCTTGGACGTGCAAGAGAAGTTGGAACGGTTCAAGTGAAAAGATTGAAAAATCACAGGAAATCC encodes the following:
- a CDS encoding Imm64 family immunity protein is translated as MEHAARTVLDAFHSDIRCLGYSYATDIDGSHWGEEKGLPKDWRPLLNHHYGNASLVFLAYHGLITVPVRMTIEKEPDCFGFRFGFQEEKLIPLTTDQQELMFMEDMQRIADRSSALYAFCDFDAEIEHAITEREHINREYAIVYWSKEQTYLKNAWKIDGFTDR